From the Daucus carota subsp. sativus chromosome 8, DH1 v3.0, whole genome shotgun sequence genome, one window contains:
- the LOC108197195 gene encoding ubiquinol oxidase 2, mitochondrial — protein sequence MMMTRGTSRVARFTTAGRLFSAVKGAAAESEKFPVMGVRWRSSLTLGEKEQVNNKNGEDKQVVASYWGIKGQEVKKEDGTPWKWNCFRPWETYQADLTIDLKKHHVPTTFLDKLAYWTVKSLRFPTDVFFQRRYGCRAMMLETVAAVPGMVGGMLLHCKSLRRFEHSGGWIKTLLDEAENERMHLMTFMEVSQPRWYERALVFTVQGVFFNAYFLAYLASPKLAHRVVGYLEEEAIYSYTEFLKELDKGTIENVPAPAIAIDYWRLPADSTLRDVVMVVRADEAHHRDVNHFASDIHYQGHELKDSPAPLGYH from the exons ATGATGATGACACGTGGCACTAGTCGGGTCGCCCGGTTCACGACGGCCGGCCGTCTGTTCTCCGCCGTGAAGGGTGCGGCGGCGGAGAGCGAGAAGTTTCCGGTGATGGGTGTGCGTTGGAGGAGCAGTCTGACGCTGGGTGAGAAAGAACAGGTGAATAATAAGAATGGTGAAGATAAACAAGTGGTGGCTAGTTACTGGGGAATAAAGGGTCAAGAGGTGAAGAAGGAAGATGGGACCCCCTGGAAATGGAACTGCTTCAGGCCATGGGAGACGTACCAGGCGGACTTGACGATCGATCTGAAGAAGCACCATGTCCCCACTACTTTCTTAGACAAACTGGCTTACTGGACTGTTAAGTCTCTCAGGTTCCCTACCGATGTCTTCTTTCAG AGACGATATGGATGCCGTGCAATGATGTTAGAAACGGTAGCTGCTGTCCCTGGCATGGTCGGGGGAATGTTGCTTCATTGCAAGTCACTCAGGCGCTTTGAGCACAGCGGAGGTTGGATCAAGACCTTGTTAGATGAAGCTGAAAATGAAAGAATGCACCTCATGACATTCATGGAGGTGTCCCAGCCAAGATGGTACGAGCGTGCCCTTGTGTTCACTGTACAGGGTGTCTTCTTCAACGCCTACTTCCTTGCATATCTAGCATCTCCCAAACTGGCTCACCGAGTTGTTGGATACTTGGAAGAGGAAGCAATTTACTCCTATACCGAGTTCCTCAAGGAGTTGGACAAAGGTACTATTGAGAATGTTCCTGCTCCGGCTATTGCCATTGATTACTGGCGCCTCCCGGCTGACTCTACATTGCGAGATGTAGTCATGGTTGTTAGGGCAGATGAGGCTCACCACCGAGATGTTAACCACTTTGCTTCG GACATACATTATCAAGGACATGAGCTGAAGGACTCCCCGGCCCCTCTTGGATATCACTGA
- the LOC108197630 gene encoding pentatricopeptide repeat-containing protein At1g31790: MSIVTPLHLNPTFYRSHVFLSNPIPCTKTKLKLSKKFQSPIHKPKSTQLRQPNHTISDVLRIMDSLSIPVPIDIYASLLKECTFSRDIDQAMFLHQHMANSGISLGLSWRNRFLLLFSYCGCMSIARQLFDEMHDKDSNSWAAMMAGYMSRGDHSDVIELFVEMQRYKDAHENVVWFQYSWILVCVIQACVETDNFELGTQVHGLLWKVDFGKNLFVCSSLIDFYGRNGCFVGADFVFDQVPCSNTVVWTARLVNKCREGLFDEALNVFREMTREGVKRNSFTFSSVLKACGRLGDGGLCGEQVHAHAIKFGVVSKSYVQCGLVDMYSKVGLVKYAKRVFDMNEDGKNGACWNAMLRGYMKDGEYIEAIKILYEMKAADLQPQESLLNELRHDLGSLYLNLPSFPLHDASYFSR; the protein is encoded by the exons atgagTATTGTTACACCTTTACATCTAAACCCAACCTTCTATCGCTCTCATGTTTTTCTTTCTAATCCAATTCCATGTACAAAAACCAAACTTAAATTATCTAAGAAATTTCAATCACCAATTCATAAACCCAAATCCACACAACTCCGACAACCCAACCATACCATCTCAGATGTTCTCCGTATAATGGACTCGCTTTCTATACCTGTACCCATTGATATTTACGCTTCTCTTCTCAAAGAATGCACTTTTTCTCGAGACATTGATCAAGCCATGTTTTTGCATCAACATATGGCCAATAGTGGCATCAGTCTTGGGTTGTCGTGGCGTAATCGATTCCTTTTGTTGTTTTCTTATTGTGGGTGTATGAGTATTGCCCGGCaactgtttgatgaaatgcatgataaagattctaattcATGGGCTGCTATGATGGCTGGTTATATGAGCAGGGGTGATCATAGTGATGTTATAGAGTTGTTTGTTGAAATGCAGAGGTACAAGGACGCTCACGAAAATGTGGTTTGGTTTCAGTATTCGTGGATTTTGGTGTGTGTTATTCAAGCTTGTGTGGAGACTGACAATTTTGAACTGGGGACACAAGTTCATGGGTTGTTATGGAAAGTGGATTTTGGAAAGAATTTGTTTGTTTGCAGCTCGCTCATAGACTTTTATGGGCGGAATGGATGTTTTGTAGGTGCGGATTTTGTGTTTGATCAAGTTCCTTGTAGCAATACTGTTGTTTGGACTGCTAGACTTGTGAACAAATGCAGGGAGGGACTTTTCGATGAAGCACTTAATGTTTTTAGGGAGATGACGAGGGAGGGAGTGAAGAGAAATAGTTTTACGTTCTCTAGTGTTCTTAAAGCATGTGGTAGATTAGGAGATGGAGGATTATGTGGTGAACAAGTTCATGCGCATGCGATAAAGTTTGGCGTAGTTTCTAAAAGCTATGTGCAATGCGGATTAGTTGACATGTATAGTAAAGTCGGGTTGGTTAAATATGCGAAGAGAGTTTTTGATATGAACGAAGACGGGAAAAATGGTGCTTGTTGGAATGCCATGCTTAGAGGATATATGAAAGATGGGGAGTACATTGAAGCCATTAAAATTCTTTATGAAATGAAGGCAGCTGATCTGCAGCCACAAGAATCACTGCTAAATGAATTGAG GCATGACCTTGGAAGCCTCTATCTTAATCTACCTAGCTTTCCACTCCACGACGCTAGCTATTTCAGTCGTTGA
- the LOC108197325 gene encoding serine/threonine-protein phosphatase 7 long form homolog, with protein MDPVVHHPGPIDDSLLTLQTDHRSEAVWNMREPPEDLVVRVNFGDYWNTVKNHRPHVSIVAAITAAGFGWIFRLGKVRHDRGVITAFIERWRPETHTFHFSFGEATITLEDVHHILGLQTTGRPLILHGHTSTAAQKVALVRDLLGLAPDTADLKKDNLKIRWLITHFGRCHRLDESAEDFGAQSIFHIRAHLLCVIGSLFPHASGNSVPLSLLRLLDDLESLGGYSWGSAVLSYTYRKMCDASRGVKDFTGYATLLQVWIYERFPTIAPHLRSQPQYTYPLALRWVASVTRTQVPDAQSRMTWYELDNMGVEQFLWWPYAYLDDEFHPEQTLYLQWTAPTPLMYMAYVEWCYTDRVTRQFGFVQDIPTSSPRRNHHELHDVVNESIDWQGAREIYIHYWDTSLARAMTSPPFILGNGCSPAYMPWYLQVTRRYMVNPLFWRKADAFQGTQGATQSLEEQILEVDSAIDPAAPDLNRAQSLLQGMIARVRGHGGPPTRRGRRPVTPVEPEPGTYYTHVGSSSWSHHVGTSTAPDRDARAPSGAGEWPRWTEVATETAGDDYVGGDGGFAVNLGADEDTSPSGGHTHVSPPLQESYQFADRDVYRPDMSFLTDQYTTPPLQAPVPSFGSPSYVFGAPAFPVTPAGVRSTPTPVHMHSFGAYAGESSPWAVQDQSEPEGPSQPEQRQQPPRDAKGKGMRCHTGSHIFGHKK; from the exons ATGGATCCCGTAGTTCACCATCCCGGCCCAATCGATGACAGCTTGTTGACATTGCAGACGGATCACAGGTCTGAGGCGGTGTGGAACATGAGAGAG CCACCGGAGGATTTGGTAGTGAGGGTCAACTTCGGTGATTATTGGAACACAGTTAAAAATCACCGGCCGCATGTCTCGATAGTGGCTGCCATCACGGCCGCGGGTTTTGGATGGATTTTCAGGCTGGGGAAGGTCAGGCATGACAGGGGGGTGATCACAGCCTTCATTGAGAGGTGGCGTCCAGAGACGCACACTTTCCACTTTTCATTTGGCGAGGCCACCATCACACTGGAGGATGTTCATCACATTCTCGGCTTACAGACCACTGGCCGACCACTTATCCTGCACGGGCACACCTCCACTGCAGCTCAGAAGGTGGCTTTGGTACGAGATTTACTTGGACTGGCTCCTGACACCGCTGATTTGAAGAAGGACAATTTGAAGATCCGGTGGTTGATTACACACTTTGGCAGATGTCACCGGTTGGACGAGTCGGCTGAGGATTTTGGTGCGCAGTCTATCTTTCACATTAGGGCACACCTACTTTGTGTGATCGGATCGTTGTTTCCACATGCCAGCGGGAACTCTGTGCCGCTAAGCCTTCTTCGGTTACTAGATGACCTGGAGAGCCTGGGTGGTTATAGTTGGGGTAGTGCTGTTCTTTCCTACACATACAGGAAGATGTGTGATGCGAGCAGAGGAGTCAAAGACTTCACTGGGTATGCCACATTACTTCAG GTGTGGATATACGAGCGGTTCCCTACGATAGCTCCACATCTCAGGTCTCAACCCCAGTACACTTACCCACTTGCGCTTAG GTGGGTGGCTTCAGTGACCCGTACTCAGGTGCCGGACGCTCAGAGTCGTATGACTTGGTACGAGTTGGATAACATGGGTGTGGAACAGTTTTTGTGGTGGCCGTATGCATATTTAGATGATGAGTTTCATCCCGAGCAGACATTGTACTTGCAGTGGACAGCTCCCACCCCTTTGATGTACATGGCATATGTGGAGTGGTGTTATACTGACAGGGTCACGAGGCAGTTTGGGTTCGTACAGGACATACCTACATCCTCCCCACGTAGGAATCATCATGAGTTGCACGACGTCGTCAATGAGTCCATTGACTGGCAGGGCGCCAGGGAGATATACATTCATTACTGGGATACGTCTCTTGCCCGAGCTATGACATCTCCGCCATTCATTTTGGGCAATGGTTGCTCTCCCGCATACATGCCTTGGTACCTCCAGGTTACACGTAGATACATGGTTAACCCATTGTTCTGGCGTAAAGCGGATGCTTTTCAGGGGACACAGGGCGCCACACAGTCATTG GAGGAGCAGATCCTAGAGGTGGACTCTGCCATTGACCCTGCTGCTCCCGATCTCAATCGGGCACAGAGTCTGCTACAAGGGATGATTGCTCGTGTCAGGGGTCACGGAGGCCCTCCGACACGCAGAGGTCGGCGTCCTGTCACACCAGTTGAGCCGGAACCTGGCACTTACTACACTCATGTGGGCAGTAGTAGCTGGTCGCACCATGTTGGCACCTCTACTGCGCCAGATAGGGATGCACGGGCTCCTTCAGGGGCGGGGGAATGGCCCCGTTGGACCGAGGTGGCAACTGAGACTGCAGGGGATGACTACGTAGGTGGTGATGGTGGTTTTGCGGTGAATTTAGGGGCTGACGAGGACACCTCTCCTAGTGGTGGGCACACACATGTTTCTCCTCCACTTCAAGAGTCATACCAGTTTGCTGATCGAGATGTTTATCGTCCTGACATGTCATTCCTGACCGATCAGTACACCACACCTCCGCTACAGGCCCCGGTCCCGTCATTTGGTAGCCCATCCTACGTGTTCGGGGCACCTGCGTTTCCAGTTACACCGGCAGGGGTGAGGTCCACTCCTACTCCTGTACATATGCATAGTTTTGGTGCGTACGCTGGTGAGAGTAGCCCGTGGGCAGTACAAGATCAGTCGGAACCCGAGGGGCCGTCCCAGCCTGAGCAGAGACAGCAACCACCTAGAGATGCAAAGGGGAAGGGCATGAGATGTCACACGGGCAGCCATATCTTCGGGCATAAGAAGTAG
- the LOC108197303 gene encoding glycosyltransferase BC10, with amino-acid sequence MTKKPPSSRSPRRALRFGWKLLILLTLALCIFGLHRILNLTSQLTPPRSPTRISARFYTGNPKLAFLFLVRRDLPLDFLWQAFFENAVPANFSIYIHSEPGFVFDESTTRSAFFYNRQLSNSIKVGWGESSMIQAERLLLGAALEDPANRRFILLSDSCVPLYNFSHIYEYLMASPKSFVDSFLDKNEGRYNPKMSPVIPKGKWRKGSQWIALVREHAEVVADDETILPVFRRFCKRRPPVDVSKGKLNSKIQKQHNCIPDEHYVQTLLAMSDLEGELERRTVTYTSWNQSATKMETKGWHPFTFSYANAGPHEMQKIKDINHVYYETEYRTEWCSNNSTLVTCFLFARKFSRGAAMRLLSDGVVGRFDVSVLLSNSEP; translated from the exons ATGACAAAGAAGCCTCCATCATCTCGAAGCCCACGCAGGGCCTTGCGCTTTGGATGGAAGCTACTAATTTTACTCACACTCGCTCTATGTATATTCGGTTTACACAGAATCCTCAACTTAACTTCTCAGCTCACTCCTCCAAGATCTCCGACTAGAATCTCCGCTCGATTCTACACTGGAAACCCTAAACTCGCTTTCCTCTTTCTCGTTCGCCGCGATCTCCCCCTCGATTTCCTCTGGCAAGCCTTTTTCGAG AATGCTGTGCCGGCCAATTTCTCGATCTATATTCATTCAGAACCTGGTTTTGTGTTTGATGAATCGACTACAAGATCTGCATTCTTTTATAATCGACAATTGAGTAATAGCATAAAg GTAGGTTGGGGAGAATCTAGTATGATTCAAGCTGAGCGGTTGTTACTTGGAGCAGCACTCGAAGATCCGGCTAATCGAAGATTTATCCTGTTATCTGACAG CTGTGTTCCTTTGTACAACTTTAGCCACATATATGAGTATTTAATGGCTTCACCAAAAAGTTTTGTTGACAG CTTTCTTGATAAAAACGAAGGGCGTTACAATCCGAAGATGTCACCTGTTATACCGAAAGGCAAATGGAGGAAAGGGTCACAG TGGATAGCTTTGGTTCGGGAACATGCTGAAGTGGTTGCAGATGATGAGACAATCTTACCAGTCTTCAGGAGATTTTGTAAG AGACGCCCACCAGTTGACGTTAGCAAAGGAAAACTAAATTCT AAAATACAAAAGCAACATAATTGCATTCCGGATGAACACTATGTACAGACATTACTTGCG ATGAGTGATCTTGAAGGTGAACTTGAGCGGAGAACGGTCACCTACACTTCGTGGAACCAATCTGCGACAAAGATGGAAACGAAGGGCTGGCATCCATTTACATTTAGCTATGCAAATGCAGGGCCAcatgaaatgcaaaaaataaAG GATATTAATCATGTATATTATGAGACTGAATACCGGACAGAATGGTGCAGTAACAATTCTACCTTGGTTACCTGTTTCTTATTTGCAAGAAAGTTTTCTAGAGGAGCTGCCATGCGACTTTTGAGTGACGGGGTTGTTGGGCGTTTTGATGTCTCTGTACTATTGTCAAATTCTGAACCATAA
- the LOC108198165 gene encoding uncharacterized protein LOC108198165 → MSGYQVKHGRSFRARIVKVIIWILAFCLTAYILGPPLYWHTSEALVSRFSCPPCLCDDCSSHSLPSISQGLNITSFIACMKNDPDMTEEMEKTIINQLSEELKLMESEATETQHIADKTLLETKKLVSQYQKEADKCTSGMETCEEAREKAEIALRKQQENTARWELRARQKGWKDDGPLKSTLRILDHGKLKVGDIDHM, encoded by the exons ATGAGTGGATATCAGGTGAAACACGGAAGAAGTTTCAGGGCAAGAATTGTCAAGGTGATCATATGGATTCTGGCTTTCTGCTTAACAGCTTACATTCTTGGCCCTCCATTGTATTGGCATACTTCTGAAGCCTTGGTTTCTCGTTTCTCCTGCCCTCCTTGCCTCTGTGATGACTGCTCTTCTCATTCCCTTCCCTCCATTTCTCAAG GACTAAACATCACTTCCTTCATAG CATGTATGAAGAATGATCCTGACATGACCGAAGAAATGGAGAAGACGATCATAAATCAGTTATCAGAGGAATTGAAGCTAATGGAAAGTGAAGCCACAGAGACTCAGCACATTGCTGATAAAACATTGCTAGAGACTAAAAAGTTGGTGTCACAGTATCAGAAAGAGGCTGACAAGTGTACTTCTGGGATGGAAACTTGCGAGGAAGCCAGGGAGAAGGCGGAGATAGCGTTGAGAAAACAGCAGGAGAATACTGCGAGGTGGGAGCTGAGAGCCCGCCAGAAAGGATGGAAAGACGACGGCCCCTTAAAATCTACCCTCAGGATTTTGGATCATGGCAAATTAAAGGTAGGTGATATTGACCACATGTAG